Genomic segment of Candidatus Chlorohelix allophototropha:
AGGGGGAAGAGGAGAGAGGAGCCCAAGGGGACACCCCTTGCCACCCCGCACAGGGGTTGCACCCCTGAGAACCCCGCTCGGATTCCTTTAGCTACATAGGTCTATTTTCTATCTGGCTGAAAGTTACTAATAAATGGGCTTTCGCGACAGGCAAGGGGCTTACGCCCCTTGTCTCTTTTTTTCTACTGATTTTTGCGTTGTTGTGCAATAAATTCTAGCAGGTCGCTACGGCTGATAATGCCTACCGGTTCGCCCTCATGCTCAATTACCAGTGCGGGGGTGGATGGCGTAAAAAGACTGATAATGGCTTCGATCTCTTCGCTTTCATCTACCGTGGGCAAGGGTGTATCCATTATTTGCTCAACGGTTTGGATTACGATTTCAGGATTCTTGAAGATTTTCTCAAGCAGGGTTCTTTCCTGAAGGCTTCCCACGATCACATGCTTACCGGTTAAGCTCAATTCTCCGGTAACGGGCAATTGGCTGATTCCGTGTTGGTGCAGCAGCGAAATCGCTTCCGCCACCGTCTCATCGGCTCGAACGGTAAAGAAAGGTGGCTCGTTTTGTCCGGGTTTATGGCTGTGAATAAGGTCAAATACGCGGGGATGAGAAGGAAAACGCTCGGTAAAGCCCTGATCGTGCATCCAGGCATCATTGTAAATTTTGCTGAGGTAACTGCGTCCACTGTCCGGCAGCAATACTACCACAACCTTTGACTCATCCAGATTTTTAGCGACTTCCAGAGCGCCGACCAACGCTGCACCGCACGAACCGCCCACCAATATGCCTTCTTCACGTACCGCTTTACGCGCCATCAGGAAAGCATCACGGTCACTGACCGTCACCCATTCGTCAATTAGGTTCAGGTCAACCGTACCGGGGATGAAATCCTCGCCGATACCTTCAATCTTGTAAGGACGCGCTACCGACTGGGTATAAAGCGAACCTTCGGGGTCAACTCCAACAATGCGTATTGCCGGGTTTTGTTCTTTCAGGTATTTGGCAACGCCGCTGATAGTGCCGCCCGTCCCTACGCCCGCCACGAAATAATCGATTTTCCCGGCGGTTTGTTGCCAGAGTTCTGGACCGGTGGTTTCGTAATGGGTTTGAGGGTTCATCGGGTTAAAATATTGGTTGGGCTGGAATCCGCCCGGTATCTCGCGTGCCAGCCGATCCGCTACGCTGTAGTAGCTCTCAGGGGATTCGCGTGCTACAGAGGTGGGGGTTATAACCACTTCTGCGCCATAAGCTTTGAGCAGCGAAATTTTCTCTTGGCTCATCTTATCGGGCATTATAAAGATGGCTTTGTAGCCCTTGATGGCGGCAGCAATCGCTAGACCAACCCCAGTGTTGCCGCTGGTCGGTTCAATAATCGTCCCACCCTTCCTCAGCAACCCGCGCTTTTCTGCTTCTTCAATCATGCGAATACCGATGCGGTCTTTCACGCTCCCGCCGGGATTGAGCATTTCAAGTTTGGCAAGTACGGTAGGTTTTAAACCTCTGGTCAGTTTGGGCAAGCGCACCAATGGGGTATTGCCAATTAATTGCAACACATTGTCGTAAGCCTGTATTTCGCCAACGCCAAATTGGTCAGTTTGGCTTGAGGCTTTTATTTCGGTGGTCATATCTTTCCCCTTTAAGCCCAAGAAAATGAGACCTTATTTCCACAGTAAGTAATAGCAGACTCGGATTTTAACCTTATAGCAACCCGGTGTCAATGAATTATCCGATTAAAATGTTGAATAAGTTGATAGAATTAGTGGATTATTCGGGAATATTCACCGGCTTAATTCCAAGCACCTGTGAATGCTGCACTATTGCCTCTTGTACATACTTATCCCAATATTTCCAATCGTGTTTGCCGGGATGCTCGACATATTGATGCGGTAATCCCAACTTTTGCAAATGGGCATGAAATTCGCGATTATCTTTGATTAAGCTATCGAAAGTGCCACAATCAAAGCTGACTACCGGGAAATTCTCGGCAGTTAATTTTGAGGATATCTGGAAAAGATCGAGATCGTCCAGAATGGTTTTGTCCGGTAAGCCCCATTTCTTTAAGCCGTCCGCATTGGGGATGACGCTAGAGTGCGCAAAAACTGAGCTAAATTTATCAGGATACTTCAAGCCCAGTCGCAACGCACCGAAGCCGCCCATCGAAAGTCCACCGATAACCCATTTACCCTTGCGAGTATTGAAAAGGCTATTAACCTGCTCGTACAAATCTTGAATGACCATATCCTCGTAACGAAGTTTGGCATGTAGATTTGCCCACATGTTATTATTTCCGGTGGGCATTACCACCAGTAGCGGTAAATCGCGCACATATTCACTCAGCCTAGATTTTTGCACCCAGGAGGAATGGTTATCGTACATGCCATGTAGCTGTAAAAGAACCGAATAAGGACCAGAGCCTACTCTATCCGGTTCAGGTAGTATAGCGGTGTAATCTATCGAGTGCCCCAGAGCGCGACTCTGAAGTTGTATAGTAGCAATTGTCATATATTTTCCCCTAAAAAATACGTCTGATAAATACTGAACCAAGAATCGCAACCAGCGTCAACCCTAAACTCAGGGCGCTACCTGCCCAGCGATGCTGTTCATCTCTAGCATTAAAGTAGCGCTGGAGAGACTCCCCCGCCACTGCTATTGGTAGTGTGGCGACAATTGCCAGTGCAGGGGTTATTAAGGCGAGGCGTTCAATTTTATAAGAGCCGATGAAATTAAGCAAGATAGCATAGGTTAAAGGGAAGGCTATTAGAATCCGGCTTATCCGCGCCTTTTCACCGCGTAAATAGAAGCTAAGCGCAAAACTAAATCCAGCCAAAACAAATAGCCCTGAGTCATTTTGCAATGCCGTTTTCAGGAATTCTCCGGCTGTTCCTGCCGAGGCGTTGGGAATTGCTGCCAAGCCTTCCAGAAAATATTGCCAGCCAAAAAGCCAGCCGGGACAAAGCACGCTAAATCCGGCAACAAACCCGCCAAGCGCAATGCCGCTGAATTTAAAGCGGGCTGAAACTGTTTTCCCCTGCACTAGCGCAATTGCGAGCAAGGGGAGAAGCAGCAAGATTGCGCCATACGAGGAGGTGGTAGTCGCGCCCACCAATGCCCCTGCCCCAACCAGAAAGAGTAAGTTAGGCTTGTGGTAGGCTCTGGCGATAAAGTAGAGGCTGCTAGCTACCAGCGCTACGCTTAAATTTTGCGAAACCAGCGCCGGGGTAATCTGGTAGGAGAGCCAGCAAGCCGCAAACAATAGGGCAGCAATAACCGCATCTCGCCTAGATTGCCAGAATAGCCCTGCCGCTCCATAGACGGCGAAGATGGCAAATATCCCTAAGCCTAGATTGAGCAGACGCAACAAATCTGCCACAGGTTCAGGGGTAAGACCGGTCGGTGAGGCGATATTTCCCGCGCTGACCTGTTGAGCAAAGTTCAGTTCGGCGGCAACTGCGCCCAAATAAAGATAAAAAGGTGGGTTTACATAACTAAAAGGTTTCCAATCGCTTTCGGCAATGACTCTGATACTGCTTTTGGCAAAATCAAGCTCGGCGTTGGTATAGGCGGGCGCGTTTTTCAAGGTTTGGTAACGCAATATTCCGCCCAACGCCAGCGCCGCTATTAACGCCAAAATAACCCAATTAGCGGAGAGCCAGCCAAATCCACGTTTAAGGCTAAAACTACCCACCGCATACAGCCTGTACGCCCCCGCTAACGCCATTAGTCCAATTGTCATTGCCAACCAGAGTGGGCTTTTGAAGGGTACGAAATAATCCCCGGTTAGCGCCAGCGTGTAAGCCAGCACGCCCAGTCCTACAATCAGTGTATCGAGATAGCGAAGGCGAGTTTGTCTCATTTTACGATTCGCACCTTGCCGATTGTTACGGAGTTGCTGCCGTCTGTTAGAGGCAGCGGGGTAAACTTGCCGTCATTCAGGTACAAGCCTAACACCAAATTATACTCGCCCGGCGCAAGGTTGCCGGGTAGCGGTAGATTGGGGTTATCGGTCAGGATTTCGCCCACTTTCCACTTTGAGGTGGGATATTCCCCTAACAACGGTTGGGTATCGCGGTTTACCACGTTTGTTTCGGGCTTGTCGGTAGGGCGCAAATGCACATAAATTACGTAATCTTTTTGAAGCGGTTGTATGACTTGCCAATAAACGCTCAAGCCGATGATGTCCCCTGCCTTGTAATCGTCCCATTTGTCCTGTGTTCGCGCCTGACCGGGCGGGGGCAAATACAACCCGTTGGCAGAATCGATTTTGCCGGAGTTCACACCTAGCAATTTAAGCTTACCAAAATCGGCGCTAACCGGATGCTGAAGTGCCAGCGTATCAGGCGTTACTCCGGTGCGAATAATGGTATAGGGTGGACCGGGCATATCAATGGTCTTGGTTGGGATTTCTTCGGCAATCAGAGAAGGTTGCAACAGTTCGGAGTAACTCCCCTTATTGCCTAAACTTGTCGCTCGGTCACGGTTTATTGCCACAAACTGGATGCCACGTTCGCGATAATATGACAGCGGGTATTCATCCGCGCCTTTGTCGTCAAAAACCGTAATAGTGTTTGGATATGCGCCCCATTGTTGCTGGCGCATCTCCAACAATTTCAACGCACCGGGACCCGCATTGGTTTTAATCCAATCCTCAGCGCGTTTGAAACTGTAGGGTTGGTCGTTGAAATTATCACCATAAAAGATGGAGTTGAGAGGCAACCACATTACCACTACCACCAATAGACCGGGCAAA
This window contains:
- a CDS encoding cystathionine beta-synthase, which produces MQAYDNVLQLIGNTPLVRLPKLTRGLKPTVLAKLEMLNPGGSVKDRIGIRMIEEAEKRGLLRKGGTIIEPTSGNTGVGLAIAAAIKGYKAIFIMPDKMSQEKISLLKAYGAEVVITPTSVARESPESYYSVADRLAREIPGGFQPNQYFNPMNPQTHYETTGPELWQQTAGKIDYFVAGVGTGGTISGVAKYLKEQNPAIRIVGVDPEGSLYTQSVARPYKIEGIGEDFIPGTVDLNLIDEWVTVSDRDAFLMARKAVREEGILVGGSCGAALVGALEVAKNLDESKVVVVLLPDSGRSYLSKIYNDAWMHDQGFTERFPSHPRVFDLIHSHKPGQNEPPFFTVRADETVAEAISLLHQHGISQLPVTGELSLTGKHVIVGSLQERTLLEKIFKNPEIVIQTVEQIMDTPLPTVDESEEIEAIISLFTPSTPALVIEHEGEPVGIISRSDLLEFIAQQRKNQ
- a CDS encoding alpha/beta hydrolase, with the translated sequence MTIATIQLQSRALGHSIDYTAILPEPDRVGSGPYSVLLQLHGMYDNHSSWVQKSRLSEYVRDLPLLVVMPTGNNNMWANLHAKLRYEDMVIQDLYEQVNSLFNTRKGKWVIGGLSMGGFGALRLGLKYPDKFSSVFAHSSVIPNADGLKKWGLPDKTILDDLDLFQISSKLTAENFPVVSFDCGTFDSLIKDNREFHAHLQKLGLPHQYVEHPGKHDWKYWDKYVQEAIVQHSQVLGIKPVNIPE
- a CDS encoding glycosyltransferase family 39 protein — translated: MRQTRLRYLDTLIVGLGVLAYTLALTGDYFVPFKSPLWLAMTIGLMALAGAYRLYAVGSFSLKRGFGWLSANWVILALIAALALGGILRYQTLKNAPAYTNAELDFAKSSIRVIAESDWKPFSYVNPPFYLYLGAVAAELNFAQQVSAGNIASPTGLTPEPVADLLRLLNLGLGIFAIFAVYGAAGLFWQSRRDAVIAALLFAACWLSYQITPALVSQNLSVALVASSLYFIARAYHKPNLLFLVGAGALVGATTTSSYGAILLLLPLLAIALVQGKTVSARFKFSGIALGGFVAGFSVLCPGWLFGWQYFLEGLAAIPNASAGTAGEFLKTALQNDSGLFVLAGFSFALSFYLRGEKARISRILIAFPLTYAILLNFIGSYKIERLALITPALAIVATLPIAVAGESLQRYFNARDEQHRWAGSALSLGLTLVAILGSVFIRRIF